From Desulfovibrio aminophilus, one genomic window encodes:
- a CDS encoding RNA-binding domain-containing protein, producing the protein MTREELISRLNGYEWTDFECKKAQRSVPKDAYVTVSAFANTEGGWLLFGVSDEQGQLKVTGVDHDAFDHIQNDFLSTLRSGQKINHILDVEPYVYDLDGKRILAFYIPQSPRRQKPVYLKGNPRETYIRRAAGDERVTDAELQRFLRDAAVTSWDTEPLQNVEVATCIDSETLGWYQSQFYRRNPEQRQISDPVEFLREWNFIVDEGGRPLLTRAAVLLFGTDRCVRALLPRPVLDYQRIDARVQEWTPEERWHDRLVFEENLFKTWRELVAKFSRLAEHPFRVDPSSMRRNDDPPDYIAFREAAINLLIHQDYGDVHRKASLKIFIDQITFWNPGDAFATQRELLESTEKEIRNPLLVNAFRRIGLSDQAGTGIRAIYRNWHDLGHRPPQIINDKAAKSFELTLSKEPLITDSIRRFHSSLGVNLSAEQADILALAAERSHISVVDAGVAVGGNLRVAHSALDFLVRQQLLQTLSEDSYSLADPIKGRLESVERDRLSVGQDGEGWDQVGTRSGPSRDQVEIMRNSLEAITISELMQLVGRTNRTKFRDQVLKPLLEAGWLEMTISDKPTSSKQRYRLTEAGRDILVRMQ; encoded by the coding sequence ATGACCCGCGAAGAGCTGATTTCCCGCTTAAACGGGTACGAATGGACGGATTTTGAATGTAAAAAGGCGCAGCGTTCCGTTCCCAAAGATGCGTATGTTACCGTCAGCGCCTTCGCCAATACCGAAGGCGGGTGGCTTTTGTTCGGGGTATCCGACGAGCAGGGCCAACTCAAAGTGACTGGAGTGGACCATGATGCGTTTGATCATATTCAGAATGACTTCTTGTCCACGTTGCGAAGTGGACAAAAAATCAATCATATCCTGGATGTAGAGCCATATGTTTATGATTTGGATGGAAAGCGGATTTTGGCGTTCTACATTCCTCAAAGTCCTCGACGGCAAAAGCCCGTCTACTTGAAGGGCAATCCCCGCGAAACCTATATTCGCCGAGCAGCCGGAGACGAGCGGGTAACCGACGCCGAATTGCAAAGATTTTTGCGTGATGCAGCCGTTACCTCTTGGGATACTGAACCCCTCCAGAACGTCGAAGTAGCTACGTGCATCGACAGTGAAACGTTGGGCTGGTATCAATCCCAGTTCTATCGACGCAACCCAGAGCAACGCCAGATCTCCGATCCCGTTGAATTCCTGCGGGAATGGAATTTTATTGTTGATGAGGGCGGGCGACCGCTGTTGACTCGGGCCGCAGTGTTGTTGTTTGGCACGGATCGCTGTGTGCGTGCTTTACTCCCTCGTCCGGTTTTGGACTATCAACGGATTGACGCCCGAGTTCAGGAATGGACACCTGAAGAGCGGTGGCATGATCGCCTCGTGTTCGAGGAGAATCTGTTTAAAACCTGGCGCGAATTGGTGGCTAAGTTTTCAAGGCTTGCGGAGCACCCGTTCAGGGTAGACCCTTCTTCCATGCGCCGCAATGATGATCCTCCAGACTACATTGCCTTTCGGGAAGCGGCTATCAACCTGCTCATTCATCAGGATTATGGCGATGTGCATCGCAAGGCCAGCCTGAAGATATTCATTGATCAGATCACGTTCTGGAACCCGGGTGACGCCTTCGCCACGCAAAGGGAGCTCCTCGAATCAACCGAGAAGGAGATTCGGAATCCCCTGTTGGTCAACGCCTTCCGTCGTATTGGCTTGAGCGATCAGGCGGGCACCGGCATTCGCGCCATCTATCGGAACTGGCACGACCTTGGGCATCGGCCACCGCAAATAATCAACGACAAGGCAGCCAAGAGCTTTGAGTTGACCTTAAGCAAAGAGCCTTTGATCACGGACTCCATCAGGCGTTTTCATTCCAGCCTAGGCGTGAATCTTTCAGCCGAACAAGCGGATATTCTGGCCCTGGCGGCGGAGCGGTCTCATATCTCTGTGGTGGATGCTGGCGTAGCGGTGGGCGGTAATCTTCGCGTTGCCCACAGTGCCTTGGACTTCCTGGTTCGCCAGCAATTGCTACAGACCTTGAGCGAAGACAGTTACTCCCTGGCTGACCCGATCAAGGGGCGTCTGGAATCCGTTGAGCGAGATCGACTCTCGGTGGGCCAGGACGGCGAAGGTTGGGACCAGGTTGGGACCAGGTCGGGACCAAGTCGGGACCAAGTTGAAATCATGCGTAACAGCCTGGAAGCAATAACTATCAGCGAACTTATGCAGTTGGTCGGCCGGACCAATCGGACCAAGTTCAGGGACCAAGTGCTCAAGCCCCTGCTTGAGGCGGGATGGCTGGAAATGACGATCTCTGACAAGCCAACAAGCAGCAAGCAGCGTTACCGCCTGACTGAAGCGGGCAGGGACATTCTTGTGAGGATGCAATGA